The Prionailurus bengalensis isolate Pbe53 chromosome A3, Fcat_Pben_1.1_paternal_pri, whole genome shotgun sequence genome includes a window with the following:
- the KCNS3 gene encoding potassium voltage-gated channel subfamily S member 3, protein MVFGEFFHRPGQDEELVNLNVGGFKQSVDQSTLLRFPHTRLGKLLTCHSEEAILELCDDYSVADKEYYFDRNPSLFRYVLNFYYTGKLHVMEELCVFSFCQEIEYWGINELFIDSCCSNRYQERKEDNHEKDWDQKSNDVSTDTSFEESSLFEKELEKFDKLRFGQLRKKIWIRMENPAYCLSAKLIAISSLSVVLASIVAMCVHSMSEFQNEDGEVDDPVLEGVEIACIAWFTGELAIRLVAAPCQKKFWKNPLNIIDFVSIIPFYATLAVDTKEEESEDIENMGKVVQILRLMRIFRILKLARHSVGLRSLGATLRHSYHEVGLLLLFLSVGISIFSVLIYSVEKDEQTSSLTSIPICWWWATISMTTVGYGDTHPVTLAGKLIASTCIICGILVVALPITIIFNKFSKYYQKQKDIDVDQCSEDPPEKCHELPYFNIRDIYAQRMHAFITSLSSVGIVVSDPDSTDASSIEDNEDVYNTASLENCTAK, encoded by the coding sequence ATGGTGTTTGGTGAGTTTTTCCATCGCCCTGGACAAGACGAGGAACTTGTCAACTTGAACGTGGGGGGCTTTAAGCAGTCCGTCGACCAGAGCACCCTCCTGCGGTTTCCTCACACCAGACTCGGAAAACTGCTCACCTGCCACTCGGAAGAGGCCATCCTGGAGCTGTGCGATGACTACAGTGTGGCCGATAAGGAGTACTACTTTGATCGGAACCCCTCCTTGTTCAgatatgttttgaatttttattacacGGGGAAGCTGCATGTCATGGAGGAGCTGTGCGTATTCTCGTTCTGCCAAGAGATCGAGTACTGGGGCATCAACGAGCTCTTCATCGATTCCTGCTGCAGTAATCGCTACCAGGAACGCAAGGAGGATAACCACGAGAAGGACTGGGACCAGAAGAGCAACGACGTGAGTACCGACACCTCCTTTGAAGAGTCGTCCCTGTTTGAGAAGGAGCTGGAGAAGTTTGACAAGCTGCGATTTGGTCAGCTCCGGAAGAAGATCTGGATTCGAATGGAAAACCCAGCCTACTGCCTGTCTGCCAAGCTCATTGCCATCTCGTCCTTGAGCGTGGTGCTGGCCTCCATTGTGGCCATGTGTGTGCACAGCATGTCAGAGTTCCAGAATGAGGACGGAGAGGTGGATGACCCCGTGCTGGAAGGTGTGGAGATCGCGTGCATTGCTTGGTTCACTGGCGAGCTTGCCATCCGGCTGGTCGCTGCTCCCTGtcaaaagaaattctggaaaaaCCCTCTGAACATAATTGACTTCGTCTCCATTATCCCCTTCTATGCCACCTTGGCTGTAGACACcaaggaggaagagagtgaggacATTGAAAACATGGGCAAGGTGGTCCAGATCCTCAGGCTTATGAGGATTTTCCGAATCCTCAAGCTTGCCCGGCACTCAGTGGGACTTCGGTCTCTAGGTGCCACCCTGAGACACAGCTATCATGAAGTTGGgctcctgcttctctttctctctgtgggcATTTCCATCTTTTCTGTGCTTATCTACTCTGTGGAGAAAGACGAGCAGACATCCAGCCTCACCAGCATCCCCATCTGCTGGTGGTGGGCCACCATCAGCATGACCACTGTGGGCTATGGAGACACGCACCCAGTCACCTTGGCCGGGAAGCTTATCGCCAGCACGTGCATCATCTGTGGCATCTTGGTGGTGGCCCTCCCTATCACCATTATCTTCAACAAGTTTTCCAAGTACTACCAGAAGCAGAAGGACATTGATGTGGACCAGTGCAGTGAGGACCCACCAGAGAAGTGTCACGAGCTACCTTACTTTAACATTAGGGACATTTATGCCCAGCGGATGCACGCCTTCATTACCAGTCTGTCTTCTGTGGGAATTGTGGTGAGCGATCCCGATTCTACAGATGCTTCAAGCATTGAAGACAATGAGGATGTTTATAACACAGCGTCCTTGGAGAATTGCACAGCAAAATGA